A single Prochlorococcus marinus XMU1410 DNA region contains:
- a CDS encoding DUF1651 domain-containing protein, with protein MTLGGANVWTNFSYGYRNESPSGWLLSPDRSRLILFIRNKKSPRNSMRIFAHTYYANDLGEPMAIKSSTQMYLDNAWDKWHDLQLEGWTFEELELPESV; from the coding sequence ATGACTTTAGGAGGAGCTAATGTTTGGACTAATTTTTCTTACGGTTATCGTAATGAGTCCCCAAGTGGTTGGTTGCTTAGCCCAGACCGCAGCAGATTAATTTTATTTATAAGGAATAAAAAATCTCCAAGAAATAGTATGAGAATTTTTGCTCATACATATTATGCAAATGATCTTGGTGAGCCAATGGCAATTAAATCATCCACTCAAATGTATTTGGATAATGCTTGGGATAAATGGCATGACCTTCAATTAGAAGGCTGGACTTTTGAAGAACTTGAATTACCTGAATCTGTATGA
- a CDS encoding Notch domain-containing protein, which translates to MSNKFYEWWKNHRKVVTYGAFIILFSFYLSPVVKEAKYKNQCIKYSTKGALTKFNKDDIGETLLEETGLNVDELAKIEGYKNCIN; encoded by the coding sequence GTGTCCAATAAATTTTATGAATGGTGGAAAAACCATAGAAAAGTTGTAACCTATGGAGCTTTTATCATCTTGTTTAGTTTTTATTTATCTCCTGTTGTCAAAGAAGCAAAATACAAAAACCAATGTATTAAGTACTCTACTAAAGGAGCCTTAACTAAATTTAATAAGGATGATATAGGAGAAACTTTACTAGAGGAAACAGGATTGAACGTTGATGAATTAGCAAAGATTGAAGGTTATAAGAATTGCATTAATTAA
- a CDS encoding 5-(carboxyamino)imidazole ribonucleotide synthase → MSFKKNINDIKKNYSLGIIGGGQLALMLTEAAKKRDLEVCVQTKSCDDPAGLKADHVIEADPLKIRGNKSLINECEKIIFENEWIKIDKLNLIDNKDIFVPSLNAIKPLVDRFSQKKLIDRMNIPCPKWISIEDFKNLSDEEINNWTFPLMAKTNKGGYDGKGNRKIKTKEDLDSFLTENSSNEWLIEEWIEYEKELALVGSRDRTGKIRFFPIVETFQSNHVCDWVLAPGTNEYDLNLFAINIFSSIVNELNYVGVLAIEFFYGDNGLLINEIAPRTHNSAHFSIEACTSSQFDQYVCISSGIIPPEIKMNCEGAIMINLLGLKKNFPISMETRIKMLSEIEGSNIHCYGKSREILGRKMGHITFLLNGKTHSERYDEAQILLTMVRDIWPSPNA, encoded by the coding sequence ATGAGTTTTAAAAAAAATATAAACGATATTAAGAAAAATTATTCCCTAGGAATAATTGGAGGTGGTCAACTGGCCTTGATGTTAACAGAGGCAGCAAAAAAAAGAGATTTAGAAGTATGTGTGCAAACAAAATCTTGTGATGATCCTGCTGGTTTAAAAGCAGATCATGTCATAGAAGCTGATCCTTTAAAGATAAGAGGTAATAAATCATTAATTAATGAGTGTGAAAAAATAATTTTTGAAAATGAATGGATAAAAATTGATAAATTAAATTTAATTGACAATAAAGATATTTTTGTTCCAAGCCTTAATGCAATTAAGCCATTAGTAGATAGGTTTTCTCAAAAAAAATTAATAGACAGAATGAATATTCCCTGCCCAAAATGGATAAGTATTGAAGATTTTAAAAATCTCTCGGATGAGGAAATCAATAATTGGACTTTTCCTCTAATGGCAAAAACAAATAAAGGTGGATATGACGGCAAAGGGAACAGAAAAATAAAAACAAAAGAAGATTTAGATTCTTTTTTAACAGAGAATAGTTCTAATGAATGGTTAATAGAAGAATGGATAGAGTATGAAAAAGAATTGGCTCTTGTTGGTTCGAGAGATAGGACCGGTAAGATTAGATTCTTTCCAATAGTTGAGACGTTTCAATCAAACCATGTTTGTGATTGGGTTCTTGCACCTGGAACAAATGAATATGATTTGAACTTATTTGCAATAAATATTTTCTCTTCAATCGTCAATGAACTGAATTACGTTGGAGTTTTAGCTATTGAATTCTTCTATGGAGATAATGGTCTTTTAATTAATGAAATAGCTCCTAGAACACATAACTCAGCTCATTTCTCTATTGAAGCTTGCACTTCAAGTCAGTTTGATCAATATGTTTGCATTTCTTCTGGGATAATACCACCTGAAATTAAAATGAACTGTGAAGGCGCAATTATGATAAATCTACTGGGGTTAAAAAAGAATTTCCCAATCTCAATGGAAACCAGAATTAAAATGTTATCTGAAATTGAGGGTTCTAATATTCATTGTTATGGCAAATCTCGCGAAATTCTGGGAAGAAAAATGGGTCACATCACATTTTTATTAAATGGTAAAACGCATTCAGAAAGATATGATGAAGCTCAAATTTTATTAACTATGGTAAGAGACATTTGGCCATCTCCAAATGCATAA
- a CDS encoding SDR family oxidoreductase — translation MSTYLITGSNRGIGLELCRQIHKRGDNVIATCRKASKELRDLGVRIEENIEISSDESITNLCKKLSGVNLDCLIHNAGIYEFNSFENLDKQSILRQFEVNALSPISMTQSLKHLLKRSSKVAFITSRMGSIEDNSSGSSYGYRMSKVALSMAAKSLSIDLSRDDIYVAILHPGLVSTRMTGFTRNGISPEESANGLLKRIDSLNKNNSGTFWHANGEVLPW, via the coding sequence ATGTCGACTTATCTCATTACAGGATCAAATAGGGGTATTGGATTAGAACTATGTAGGCAAATTCATAAGAGGGGAGATAATGTAATTGCAACGTGTAGGAAAGCTTCAAAAGAACTTAGAGATTTAGGAGTGAGAATTGAAGAGAATATAGAAATTTCTTCAGATGAGTCGATAACAAATTTGTGTAAAAAACTATCTGGAGTTAATTTAGATTGCTTAATTCATAATGCAGGAATTTATGAATTTAATTCTTTCGAAAACTTAGATAAACAAAGTATTTTGAGGCAATTTGAAGTTAATGCATTGAGCCCAATAAGTATGACCCAATCACTTAAACACCTTTTAAAAAGATCTTCTAAAGTTGCTTTTATCACAAGTAGAATGGGATCTATTGAAGATAATTCATCTGGAAGTTCTTATGGTTACAGGATGTCTAAGGTAGCTTTGTCAATGGCAGCAAAATCACTTTCTATAGATTTATCAAGAGATGATATTTATGTAGCTATTTTGCATCCTGGTTTAGTGAGTACAAGAATGACTGGCTTTACAAGAAATGGAATTAGTCCTGAAGAATCAGCAAATGGCCTTTTAAAACGTATTGATTCTTTAAATAAAAATAATTCGGGTACGTTTTGGCATGCCAACGGAGAGGTTTTGCCTTGGTAG
- a CDS encoding NAD-dependent DNA ligase produces MKTYLEERIEWYDDNYRNGNALISDKQFDQLEKNLLRTNPNCDYFKKKNKLVLPSLEKDSIDEFLKGLLVDTRLLIEPKIDGCAVALQYRDGTLEKAISRKGADVTSKLIKVQDIPNNLPLRGVLQVRGELYAPNQSPNISQRIASGFLRAKEGFSESLSFCAFQILNSTLNQYESKKSLSKLGFTIPQDISCNFTSQVEVFRKQWLEGKLFSKYPTDGIVVKINSRKLQLIREKSNLDYPYWQVAIKS; encoded by the coding sequence ATGAAGACTTATTTAGAAGAACGAATTGAATGGTATGACGATAATTATAGAAATGGTAATGCTTTAATCTCTGATAAGCAGTTCGACCAACTTGAAAAAAATTTATTAAGAACAAACCCTAATTGTGATTACTTTAAAAAGAAAAATAAACTAGTTTTACCCTCATTAGAAAAGGATTCAATAGATGAATTTTTGAAAGGATTATTAGTAGATACCAGATTATTAATTGAACCGAAAATTGATGGTTGTGCTGTTGCTTTGCAATACAGGGATGGAACCTTGGAGAAAGCAATTTCAAGAAAAGGGGCAGACGTTACTAGTAAACTTATTAAAGTCCAAGACATTCCCAATAATCTCCCTCTACGAGGGGTTCTTCAAGTTAGAGGTGAATTATATGCACCCAACCAAAGTCCAAATATCTCCCAGAGAATCGCTTCTGGATTTCTAAGAGCTAAAGAAGGATTTTCTGAAAGTCTTAGCTTCTGCGCATTTCAAATACTTAATTCAACACTTAACCAATATGAGTCCAAAAAGAGTCTTTCAAAGCTTGGCTTCACGATCCCCCAGGATATTTCATGCAACTTTACGAGCCAAGTTGAAGTATTTAGAAAACAATGGCTAGAAGGGAAGCTTTTTAGTAAATATCCAACAGATGGAATAGTAGTAAAAATAAATTCTAGAAAATTACAATTGATTAGAGAAAAATCAAATTTAGATTATCCTTATTGGCAAGTGGCAATAAAAAGTTAA
- a CDS encoding chlorophyll a/b-binding protein, with protein sequence MDALTSFIIVVIAITIQFSLYAIKRLQEPLEPNYLIDKNSKKSKNYMGKFWKNAEITNGRLAMIGFLALIINYGFFGWIVPGFI encoded by the coding sequence ATGGATGCTCTTACTAGTTTTATAATAGTTGTCATCGCTATTACGATCCAATTTTCTTTGTACGCGATAAAAAGATTACAAGAACCTTTGGAACCAAATTATTTGATAGATAAAAATTCGAAAAAAAGTAAAAACTATATGGGTAAATTTTGGAAAAATGCCGAAATAACAAATGGGAGGTTAGCTATGATTGGTTTTTTAGCTTTAATAATAAACTACGGTTTTTTTGGATGGATAGTTCCAGGATTTATTTAA
- the aroB gene encoding 3-dehydroquinate synthase: MNKRKILVPLGDKSYEVTLEAGILNNISEELLKIGITKNRKILVISNEEISNLYGEKFLNNLKDNKFQAKMFLIKAGESYKNLKTLSEIYDVAFEFGLDRNSIIIALGGGIVGDVSGFAAATWLRGIEYIQIPTTLLSMVDSSVGGKTGVNHPKGKNLIGAFNQPKAVFIDPETLKSLPKREFSAGMAEVIKYGVIRDKELFEYLEIEKNKNELINLKNEYLIKIINSSIKTKSHVVSQDEHENGVRAILNYGHSFGHVIENLCGYGKFLHGEAISIGMNIAGKIAIEKGLWSKEELERQRILLESYDLPTEIPKINKEDVLTILMGDKKVRDGKMRFILPKEIGAVDIYDDVEDSLFLKFFS; this comes from the coding sequence GTGAATAAGAGAAAAATATTAGTCCCATTAGGTGATAAGTCATACGAAGTAACTCTAGAAGCAGGGATACTGAATAATATCAGCGAAGAACTTTTAAAAATTGGAATAACAAAGAATAGAAAAATACTTGTGATTTCAAATGAAGAAATATCAAATTTGTATGGAGAAAAATTTTTAAATAATTTAAAAGATAATAAATTTCAGGCCAAAATGTTCCTTATCAAGGCTGGAGAATCATATAAAAACTTAAAAACCTTAAGTGAAATATATGATGTAGCATTTGAATTTGGCTTAGATAGAAATTCAATAATTATTGCCCTTGGAGGAGGAATTGTTGGAGATGTAAGTGGTTTTGCAGCTGCGACTTGGCTGAGAGGTATCGAATATATTCAGATTCCAACAACATTATTATCAATGGTTGATTCATCTGTGGGAGGGAAAACAGGAGTAAATCATCCAAAGGGTAAGAATTTAATTGGAGCTTTCAATCAACCTAAAGCAGTTTTTATTGATCCAGAAACTTTAAAAAGTTTGCCAAAAAGAGAATTTAGTGCAGGTATGGCCGAAGTAATAAAATACGGAGTAATAAGAGATAAAGAACTTTTCGAATACTTAGAAATTGAAAAAAACAAAAATGAACTTATAAATCTCAAAAATGAATATCTAATTAAAATAATTAATAGTTCAATTAAAACAAAGTCTCATGTTGTTTCTCAAGACGAACATGAAAATGGTGTTAGAGCAATATTGAATTATGGTCATTCTTTTGGTCACGTTATTGAAAATTTATGTGGATACGGCAAATTTCTGCATGGTGAGGCAATATCAATTGGTATGAATATTGCAGGGAAAATAGCAATTGAAAAAGGGTTATGGTCTAAGGAAGAATTAGAGAGACAGCGAATTCTCTTAGAGAGTTATGATCTTCCTACCGAGATCCCCAAAATTAATAAAGAAGACGTTCTAACAATACTTATGGGCGATAAAAAAGTTCGTGATGGCAAAATGAGATTTATATTACCGAAAGAAATTGGTGCTGTTGATATATATGATGACGTAGAAGATTCATTATTTTTAAAGTTTTTTTCTTAA
- a CDS encoding TIGR02450 family Trp-rich protein — protein MKWPPTICWTAPKTINGNRHYQIKAYGGKNEDRWVDIFPTKNKKDIKRILWTKLKSEWTSGWLRLPKDKD, from the coding sequence ATGAAATGGCCTCCTACTATTTGTTGGACAGCACCAAAAACTATTAATGGTAACAGGCATTATCAAATTAAAGCTTATGGTGGTAAAAATGAAGATAGATGGGTTGATATTTTTCCTACCAAAAATAAAAAAGATATTAAAAGGATCTTATGGACAAAACTAAAATCAGAATGGACTTCTGGATGGTTAAGGCTCCCAAAAGATAAAGATTAA
- a CDS encoding DUF1651 domain-containing protein translates to MTSGVANVRTYFYRGSLIDPPTGWLFNKKSGLLIFFESYKKSVSNNLKVYTHLFYANELGEPAQIKNSRLHSIECACETWNELISGGWQIVTNKFQ, encoded by the coding sequence ATGACTTCAGGAGTCGCTAATGTTCGGACTTATTTTTATCGTGGCAGCCTTATTGACCCCCCAACTGGCTGGTTGTTTAACAAAAAAAGTGGTTTATTAATTTTTTTTGAGAGTTATAAGAAATCTGTATCTAATAACTTAAAAGTATATACTCATCTTTTCTATGCAAATGAATTAGGTGAACCAGCCCAGATTAAAAATTCAAGACTTCATTCTATTGAGTGTGCTTGTGAAACATGGAATGAATTAATTTCAGGAGGTTGGCAAATTGTTACTAATAAATTCCAGTAA